In the Pseudothauera hydrothermalis genome, one interval contains:
- a CDS encoding Lrp/AsnC family transcriptional regulator produces the protein MQLDRYDRQILELLQQDGRISNQDLAERVALSPSSCLRRVRALEESGLITGYRALLDAKKLGLTLMALIHISMDRHTPERFDRFEAEVAAIAEVLECLLITGQDADYQLKVVVADMDAYQELLLQRITRIPGVTGVHSSFVLRRVLDHTALPLPQS, from the coding sequence CTGCAATTGGACCGCTACGACCGCCAGATCCTCGAGCTGTTGCAGCAGGATGGGCGGATCAGCAACCAGGATCTGGCCGAGCGGGTGGCGCTGTCGCCCTCGTCCTGCCTGCGCCGGGTGCGTGCGCTGGAAGAATCCGGATTGATCACTGGCTACCGGGCGCTGCTCGATGCCAAGAAGCTGGGTCTGACCCTGATGGCGCTGATCCACATCTCCATGGACCGCCACACCCCAGAGCGTTTCGACCGCTTCGAGGCCGAGGTGGCCGCCATTGCCGAGGTGCTCGAATGTCTGCTGATTACCGGGCAGGATGCCGACTACCAGCTCAAGGTCGTGGTGGCCGACATGGATGCCTATCAAGAGCTGCTGCTGCAGCGCATCACCCGCATTCCCGGGGTGACCGGCGTGCATTCGAGCTTCGTGCTGCGTCGCGTGTTGGACCACACCGCGTTGCCGTTGCCGCAGAGCTGA